The following coding sequences lie in one Rhinolophus ferrumequinum isolate MPI-CBG mRhiFer1 chromosome 16, mRhiFer1_v1.p, whole genome shotgun sequence genomic window:
- the DUSP13 gene encoding dual specificity protein phosphatase 13 isoform X2, which yields MAEASLPERRGDAEARPCSSVLELEELLRAGKISSGSRVDEVWPNLYIGDAQGPGALCGGCQPLCHTGPGLPHAAPADVPAPGGDRCEAAPMGLPQPRLPPPALPAGPEVARCRPELRGQKQHQMCRDKRLEISSTKCLSEKTTSWARYPHRMDSLQEQDLRRPNIHRAVGLHPYQPPTLSSLQRLLWVRHAAMLSHIDEVWPNLFLGDAYAARDKSKLLQLGITHVVNVAAGKFQVDTGDKFYRGMPLEYYGVEADDNPFFDLSVYFLPVARYIRTALNFPQGRVLVHCAMGVSRSATVVLAFLMIYENMTLEEAIQTVQAHRAICPNSGFLRQLQVLDNRLGRETRRF from the exons ATGGCTGAGGCCTCACTTCCAGAGCGGAGGGGAGATGCCGAAGCCAGACCTTGCTCCAGCGTCCTGGAACTGGAGGAGCTCCTGAGGGCTGGGAAAATTTCTTCTGGCAGCCGGGTGGACGAAGTTTGGCCCAACCTTTACATAGGAGATGC CCAAGGTCCTGGTGCACTGTGTGGTGGGTGTCAGCCGCTCTGCCACACTGGTCCTGGCCTACCTCATGCTGCGCCAGCAGATGTCCCTGCGCCAGGCGGTGATCGCTGTGAGGCAGCACCGATGGGTCTTCCCCAACCGCGGCTTCCTCCACCAGCTCTGCCAGCTGGACCAGAAGTTGCGAGGTGCAGGCCGGAGCTGAGGGGCCAG aaacagcatCAAATGTGCAGAGACAAGCGGCTGGAAATCAGCAGCACGAAGTGCCTGTCGGAGAAGACCACATCCTGGGCCAGATACCCCCACAG GATGGACTCGCTGCAGGAGCAGGACCTCCGGAGGCCCAACATCCACAGGGCGGTTGGTCTGCACCCCTACCAGCCGCCTACGCTGTCCTCGCTGCAGCGCTTGCTGTGGGTCCGTCATGCTGCCATGCTGAGCCACATCGACGAGGTCTGGCCCAACCTCTTCCTGGGAGATGC CTATGCAGCCCGGGACAAGAGCAAGCTGCTGCAGCTGGGCATCACCCACGTCGTGAATGTTGCTGCGGGCAAGTTTCAAGTGGACACAGGTGACAAGTTCTATCGCGGAATGCCCTTGGAGTACTATGGCGTTGAAGCTGATGACAACCCTTTCTTCGACCTCAGTGTCTACTTTCTGCCTGTTGCTCGCTACATCCGAACTGCCCTCAATTTTCCCCAAG GCCGCGTGCTGGTACACTGTGCCATGGGGGTGAGCCGCTCTGCCACAGTGGTCCTTGCCTTCCTCATGATCTACGAGAATATGACGCTGGAGGAGGCCATCCAGACGGTGCAAGCCCACCGCGCTATCTGCCCCAACTCGGGCTTCCTCCGGCAGCTCCAGGTTCTGGACAACCGACTAGGACGGGAGACCAGGAGGTTCTGA
- the DUSP13 gene encoding dual specificity protein phosphatase 13 isoform X1, which produces MAEASLPERRGDAEARPCSSVLELEELLRAGKISSGSRVDEVWPNLYIGDAQGPGALCGGCQPLCHTGPGLPHAAPADVPAPGGDRCEAAPMGLPQPRLPPPALPAGPEVARCRPELRGQSWSFLPAMGLCHFATLALALLVLLEALAPVDTQKMVRVQHGVCLTACSSVRFLRLPALSRCLQSPQKQHQMCRDKRLEISSTKCLSEKTTSWARYPHRMDSLQEQDLRRPNIHRAVGLHPYQPPTLSSLQRLLWVRHAAMLSHIDEVWPNLFLGDAYAARDKSKLLQLGITHVVNVAAGKFQVDTGDKFYRGMPLEYYGVEADDNPFFDLSVYFLPVARYIRTALNFPQGRVLVHCAMGVSRSATVVLAFLMIYENMTLEEAIQTVQAHRAICPNSGFLRQLQVLDNRLGRETRRF; this is translated from the exons ATGGCTGAGGCCTCACTTCCAGAGCGGAGGGGAGATGCCGAAGCCAGACCTTGCTCCAGCGTCCTGGAACTGGAGGAGCTCCTGAGGGCTGGGAAAATTTCTTCTGGCAGCCGGGTGGACGAAGTTTGGCCCAACCTTTACATAGGAGATGC CCAAGGTCCTGGTGCACTGTGTGGTGGGTGTCAGCCGCTCTGCCACACTGGTCCTGGCCTACCTCATGCTGCGCCAGCAGATGTCCCTGCGCCAGGCGGTGATCGCTGTGAGGCAGCACCGATGGGTCTTCCCCAACCGCGGCTTCCTCCACCAGCTCTGCCAGCTGGACCAGAAGTTGCGAGGTGCAGGCCGGAGCTGAGGGGCCAG AGCTGGTCCTTTCTCCCTGCCATGGGGCTCTGCCACTTTGCCACCCTGGCACTGGCCCTGCTGGTGCTGCTGGAGGCTCTGGCCCCAGTGGACACACAGAAGATGGTCAGAGTCCAGCATGGGGTCTGCCTTACAGCCTGCTCCTCCGTCCGCTTCCTCCGGCTGCCTGCACTCAGCCGCTGCCTTCAGTCCCCACAG aaacagcatCAAATGTGCAGAGACAAGCGGCTGGAAATCAGCAGCACGAAGTGCCTGTCGGAGAAGACCACATCCTGGGCCAGATACCCCCACAG GATGGACTCGCTGCAGGAGCAGGACCTCCGGAGGCCCAACATCCACAGGGCGGTTGGTCTGCACCCCTACCAGCCGCCTACGCTGTCCTCGCTGCAGCGCTTGCTGTGGGTCCGTCATGCTGCCATGCTGAGCCACATCGACGAGGTCTGGCCCAACCTCTTCCTGGGAGATGC CTATGCAGCCCGGGACAAGAGCAAGCTGCTGCAGCTGGGCATCACCCACGTCGTGAATGTTGCTGCGGGCAAGTTTCAAGTGGACACAGGTGACAAGTTCTATCGCGGAATGCCCTTGGAGTACTATGGCGTTGAAGCTGATGACAACCCTTTCTTCGACCTCAGTGTCTACTTTCTGCCTGTTGCTCGCTACATCCGAACTGCCCTCAATTTTCCCCAAG GCCGCGTGCTGGTACACTGTGCCATGGGGGTGAGCCGCTCTGCCACAGTGGTCCTTGCCTTCCTCATGATCTACGAGAATATGACGCTGGAGGAGGCCATCCAGACGGTGCAAGCCCACCGCGCTATCTGCCCCAACTCGGGCTTCCTCCGGCAGCTCCAGGTTCTGGACAACCGACTAGGACGGGAGACCAGGAGGTTCTGA
- the DUSP13 gene encoding dual specificity protein phosphatase 13 isoform X4 — MGSALQPAPPSASSGCLHSAAAFSPHRNSIKCAETSGWKSAARSACRRRPHPGPDTPTGGMDSLQEQDLRRPNIHRAVGLHPYQPPTLSSLQRLLWVRHAAMLSHIDEVWPNLFLGDAYAARDKSKLLQLGITHVVNVAAGKFQVDTGDKFYRGMPLEYYGVEADDNPFFDLSVYFLPVARYIRTALNFPQGRVLVHCAMGVSRSATVVLAFLMIYENMTLEEAIQTVQAHRAICPNSGFLRQLQVLDNRLGRETRRF, encoded by the exons ATGGGGTCTGCCTTACAGCCTGCTCCTCCGTCCGCTTCCTCCGGCTGCCTGCACTCAGCCGCTGCCTTCAGTCCCCACAG aaacagcatCAAATGTGCAGAGACAAGCGGCTGGAAATCAGCAGCACGAAGTGCCTGTCGGAGAAGACCACATCCTGGGCCAGATACCCCCACAGGTGG GATGGACTCGCTGCAGGAGCAGGACCTCCGGAGGCCCAACATCCACAGGGCGGTTGGTCTGCACCCCTACCAGCCGCCTACGCTGTCCTCGCTGCAGCGCTTGCTGTGGGTCCGTCATGCTGCCATGCTGAGCCACATCGACGAGGTCTGGCCCAACCTCTTCCTGGGAGATGC CTATGCAGCCCGGGACAAGAGCAAGCTGCTGCAGCTGGGCATCACCCACGTCGTGAATGTTGCTGCGGGCAAGTTTCAAGTGGACACAGGTGACAAGTTCTATCGCGGAATGCCCTTGGAGTACTATGGCGTTGAAGCTGATGACAACCCTTTCTTCGACCTCAGTGTCTACTTTCTGCCTGTTGCTCGCTACATCCGAACTGCCCTCAATTTTCCCCAAG GCCGCGTGCTGGTACACTGTGCCATGGGGGTGAGCCGCTCTGCCACAGTGGTCCTTGCCTTCCTCATGATCTACGAGAATATGACGCTGGAGGAGGCCATCCAGACGGTGCAAGCCCACCGCGCTATCTGCCCCAACTCGGGCTTCCTCCGGCAGCTCCAGGTTCTGGACAACCGACTAGGACGGGAGACCAGGAGGTTCTGA
- the DUSP13 gene encoding dual specificity protein phosphatase 13 isoform X5: MAEASLPERRGDAEARPCSSVLELEELLRAGKISSGSRVDEVWPNLYIGDAMDSLQEQDLRRPNIHRAVGLHPYQPPTLSSLQRLLWVRHAAMLSHIDEVWPNLFLGDAYAARDKSKLLQLGITHVVNVAAGKFQVDTGDKFYRGMPLEYYGVEADDNPFFDLSVYFLPVARYIRTALNFPQGRVLVHCAMGVSRSATVVLAFLMIYENMTLEEAIQTVQAHRAICPNSGFLRQLQVLDNRLGRETRRF; the protein is encoded by the exons ATGGCTGAGGCCTCACTTCCAGAGCGGAGGGGAGATGCCGAAGCCAGACCTTGCTCCAGCGTCCTGGAACTGGAGGAGCTCCTGAGGGCTGGGAAAATTTCTTCTGGCAGCCGGGTGGACGAAGTTTGGCCCAACCTTTACATAGGAGATGC GATGGACTCGCTGCAGGAGCAGGACCTCCGGAGGCCCAACATCCACAGGGCGGTTGGTCTGCACCCCTACCAGCCGCCTACGCTGTCCTCGCTGCAGCGCTTGCTGTGGGTCCGTCATGCTGCCATGCTGAGCCACATCGACGAGGTCTGGCCCAACCTCTTCCTGGGAGATGC CTATGCAGCCCGGGACAAGAGCAAGCTGCTGCAGCTGGGCATCACCCACGTCGTGAATGTTGCTGCGGGCAAGTTTCAAGTGGACACAGGTGACAAGTTCTATCGCGGAATGCCCTTGGAGTACTATGGCGTTGAAGCTGATGACAACCCTTTCTTCGACCTCAGTGTCTACTTTCTGCCTGTTGCTCGCTACATCCGAACTGCCCTCAATTTTCCCCAAG GCCGCGTGCTGGTACACTGTGCCATGGGGGTGAGCCGCTCTGCCACAGTGGTCCTTGCCTTCCTCATGATCTACGAGAATATGACGCTGGAGGAGGCCATCCAGACGGTGCAAGCCCACCGCGCTATCTGCCCCAACTCGGGCTTCCTCCGGCAGCTCCAGGTTCTGGACAACCGACTAGGACGGGAGACCAGGAGGTTCTGA
- the DUSP13 gene encoding dual specificity protein phosphatase 13 isoform X7 yields the protein MAEASLPERRGDAEARPCSSVLELEELLRAGKISSGSRVDEVWPNLYIGDAATANNRFELWKLGITHVLNAAHGGLYCQGGPDFYGSSVSYLGVPAHDLPDFDISVYFSSAADFIHRALSTPGAKVLVHCVVGVSRSATLVLAYLMLRQQMSLRQAVIAVRQHRWVFPNRGFLHQLCQLDQKLRGAGRS from the exons ATGGCTGAGGCCTCACTTCCAGAGCGGAGGGGAGATGCCGAAGCCAGACCTTGCTCCAGCGTCCTGGAACTGGAGGAGCTCCTGAGGGCTGGGAAAATTTCTTCTGGCAGCCGGGTGGACGAAGTTTGGCCCAACCTTTACATAGGAGATGC gGCCACGGCAAATAATCGCTTTGAGCTATGGAAGCTGGGCATCACCCACGTGCTGAACGCCGCCCACGGGGGCCTGTACTGCCAGGGCGGCCCTGACTTCTACGGCAGCAGTGTGAGCTATCTGGGGGTACCAGCCCACGACCTCCCCGATTTCGACATCAGTGTCTACTTCTCCTCTGCAGCTGACTTCATTCACCGTGCCCTCAGCACACCTGGGG CCAAGGTCCTGGTGCACTGTGTGGTGGGTGTCAGCCGCTCTGCCACACTGGTCCTGGCCTACCTCATGCTGCGCCAGCAGATGTCCCTGCGCCAGGCGGTGATCGCTGTGAGGCAGCACCGATGGGTCTTCCCCAACCGCGGCTTCCTCCACCAGCTCTGCCAGCTGGACCAGAAGTTGCGAGGTGCAGGCCGGAGCTGA
- the DUSP13 gene encoding dual specificity protein phosphatase 13 isoform X6 has product MDSLQEQDLRRPNIHRAVGLHPYQPPTLSSLQRLLWVRHAAMLSHIDEVWPNLFLGDAYAARDKSKLLQLGITHVVNVAAGKFQVDTGDKFYRGMPLEYYGVEADDNPFFDLSVYFLPVARYIRTALNFPQGRVLVHCAMGVSRSATVVLAFLMIYENMTLEEAIQTVQAHRAICPNSGFLRQLQVLDNRLGRETRRF; this is encoded by the exons ATGGACTCGCTGCAGGAGCAGGACCTCCGGAGGCCCAACATCCACAGGGCGGTTGGTCTGCACCCCTACCAGCCGCCTACGCTGTCCTCGCTGCAGCGCTTGCTGTGGGTCCGTCATGCTGCCATGCTGAGCCACATCGACGAGGTCTGGCCCAACCTCTTCCTGGGAGATGC CTATGCAGCCCGGGACAAGAGCAAGCTGCTGCAGCTGGGCATCACCCACGTCGTGAATGTTGCTGCGGGCAAGTTTCAAGTGGACACAGGTGACAAGTTCTATCGCGGAATGCCCTTGGAGTACTATGGCGTTGAAGCTGATGACAACCCTTTCTTCGACCTCAGTGTCTACTTTCTGCCTGTTGCTCGCTACATCCGAACTGCCCTCAATTTTCCCCAAG GCCGCGTGCTGGTACACTGTGCCATGGGGGTGAGCCGCTCTGCCACAGTGGTCCTTGCCTTCCTCATGATCTACGAGAATATGACGCTGGAGGAGGCCATCCAGACGGTGCAAGCCCACCGCGCTATCTGCCCCAACTCGGGCTTCCTCCGGCAGCTCCAGGTTCTGGACAACCGACTAGGACGGGAGACCAGGAGGTTCTGA
- the DUSP13 gene encoding dual specificity protein phosphatase 13 isoform X3 — translation MGLPQPRLPPPALPAGPEVARCRPELRGQSWSFLPAMGLCHFATLALALLVLLEALAPVDTQKMVRVQHGVCLTACSSVRFLRLPALSRCLQSPQKQHQMCRDKRLEISSTKCLSEKTTSWARYPHRMDSLQEQDLRRPNIHRAVGLHPYQPPTLSSLQRLLWVRHAAMLSHIDEVWPNLFLGDAYAARDKSKLLQLGITHVVNVAAGKFQVDTGDKFYRGMPLEYYGVEADDNPFFDLSVYFLPVARYIRTALNFPQGRVLVHCAMGVSRSATVVLAFLMIYENMTLEEAIQTVQAHRAICPNSGFLRQLQVLDNRLGRETRRF, via the exons ATGGGTCTTCCCCAACCGCGGCTTCCTCCACCAGCTCTGCCAGCTGGACCAGAAGTTGCGAGGTGCAGGCCGGAGCTGAGGGGCCAG AGCTGGTCCTTTCTCCCTGCCATGGGGCTCTGCCACTTTGCCACCCTGGCACTGGCCCTGCTGGTGCTGCTGGAGGCTCTGGCCCCAGTGGACACACAGAAGATGGTCAGAGTCCAGCATGGGGTCTGCCTTACAGCCTGCTCCTCCGTCCGCTTCCTCCGGCTGCCTGCACTCAGCCGCTGCCTTCAGTCCCCACAG aaacagcatCAAATGTGCAGAGACAAGCGGCTGGAAATCAGCAGCACGAAGTGCCTGTCGGAGAAGACCACATCCTGGGCCAGATACCCCCACAG GATGGACTCGCTGCAGGAGCAGGACCTCCGGAGGCCCAACATCCACAGGGCGGTTGGTCTGCACCCCTACCAGCCGCCTACGCTGTCCTCGCTGCAGCGCTTGCTGTGGGTCCGTCATGCTGCCATGCTGAGCCACATCGACGAGGTCTGGCCCAACCTCTTCCTGGGAGATGC CTATGCAGCCCGGGACAAGAGCAAGCTGCTGCAGCTGGGCATCACCCACGTCGTGAATGTTGCTGCGGGCAAGTTTCAAGTGGACACAGGTGACAAGTTCTATCGCGGAATGCCCTTGGAGTACTATGGCGTTGAAGCTGATGACAACCCTTTCTTCGACCTCAGTGTCTACTTTCTGCCTGTTGCTCGCTACATCCGAACTGCCCTCAATTTTCCCCAAG GCCGCGTGCTGGTACACTGTGCCATGGGGGTGAGCCGCTCTGCCACAGTGGTCCTTGCCTTCCTCATGATCTACGAGAATATGACGCTGGAGGAGGCCATCCAGACGGTGCAAGCCCACCGCGCTATCTGCCCCAACTCGGGCTTCCTCCGGCAGCTCCAGGTTCTGGACAACCGACTAGGACGGGAGACCAGGAGGTTCTGA